The Xenopus tropicalis strain Nigerian chromosome 1, UCB_Xtro_10.0, whole genome shotgun sequence DNA segment CAAGAGTTCTCCACCCTAAAGCTGGGGCCTTGTGACAGCAAAGAGCATCAAGCCTGGACCTGTGATAAAATGGGCCACTTGGTTCTCCAGCCCCACGGACTCTACCTAACGGCAAAGCCCGAGTCCAAGAAGGTATTTGTGTCCAAGGGGAGGGATAAATTCAGCAAATGGAAGACGGAGTTGAATGCCCCAGTCTGCAAGGGCTTCATCAAACCTTCTGAGCCCCTCGAGCCAAGCAAGACCCCCGAAATGGACACTGTCACACAACTGGCGTATGGATGTAAGcaaaaccagccaagtatggcagcTCCTCCCTGGTCTTCCCCTCACACACTCATGTAAACTGGGATCGGCACTAGCAATATTCCAGAGCACATGACTAGTGTTGACTTGCTATGGTGCCATCATAGTCATTCCTTTCAGCCTTGGCCTAGACATGGCCTCCTCCAGTCTCAGCCTTAACTTGGGCTTGCTATGGTGCCATCATAGTCATTCCTTTCAGCCTTGGCCTAGACATGGCCTCCTCCAGTCTCAGCCTTAATTTGTACTTGCTATGGTGCCATCATAGTCATTCATTTCAGCCTTGGCCTAGACATGGCCTCCTCCAGTCTCAGCCTTAATTTGTACTTGCTATGGTGCCATCATAGTCATTCATTTCAGCCTTGGCTTAGACATGGCCTCCTCCAGTCTCAGCCTTAATTTGGGCTTGAAGTTGTGACTTGCTATGGTGCCATCATAGTCATTCATTTCAGCCTTGGCTTAGACATGGCCTCCTCTAGTCTCAGCCTGAAGTTGTGGCTGCTGTAAATGACATTTAGGTTCCTCTAGACCAAGGATGGTACCACTAcgttccacaggacagccttcttGCAGTATATTCAGTTTGCTGTAATCCACATCCCTTGTTtttctgttcccccccccccccagctaattatGGCAGCACCAGAGCAGAATTAAGGAGGTTCCCTTCCAGCCCCGGCCTAATCCAGACCAGTTACACCACTCGGCCTCCTGGACGTAACGCCACGTTGAACTCTACTGACACTGGGAAGTTCACTCCAAGACACATTGGTAGGTCATCTCCCAAAGCGACGTACCTCAGGAAACCCTATGCATTGtaggaaactacaactcccagtaaccTTAGCTAGCCGGTGCGGAGATCCTACATTAGATTTGCTAAGAAAACCAAAGGTCCAAAATATCCCCATCACCTAGAAACATTGAGCTTCCCCTTGAGATGTAATTGGGCCAACAACGTGCACCGGGCAACTGTATTCTCCTGCCCAATGCTGTGCCACTCACTCAGCTATAATAGGACTTCTATCACGTGACTTGGAAACTACAgtacccagcatgcctcaacagCCAAGTTGCCTCCATGTTTTTATCTTTCAGGTGAAGTTGGGCAGCAGTTCGTCAGTGCCCGGGAAAGCACGGTGGAGACCCAGTATCAGTACAGACAGGGAAGTAAGTGCCACAGAGTCTCATCCAGATCCACTCAATGTACTAAATGGAAAATATGGGGCTAATTGTGGCTGATTCTCTAAACCAAAACAGCTACAAATGGTAACACAATAAGACAGTTATGTATGTGtgtaggtatgtatatatgtaggtaggtatgtatatttgtatgtatgtaggtatgtgtgtgtgtgtatgtaggtaggtatgtactgtatgtgtgtacagGTAGATTAACAGAACAAATAGggatcaatacaataataaatacaaataaagtgtgatattctgagacaatttgcagttggtctttgtttattATTAGTtgctgtttttaaattatttcagtttttgttttgcagctctccagtttggagtttcagcagctgtctggttgctagggtccaaatgaccttagcaaccaggcaaaagGTCTagataaataagtaatataaagtaatataaaGCCCCatggagctcacaatctaagtggGAGGGTAACTTATAGACACACATAGGAGGGTatttagtgctgcaggttacataGGGTGGCACTGCCCTATAAGTGCCAGAGCTGGGGCAGGGGCTATGTGAGTGCCCCCCCAAGAGGGGGTTTGGGGCACAGTGGGGTTACCATGATGGCATGGAGTTAGGGGGTGCCACCTTCTCTgttaaaaaaataccagccttgctatattttatctttcttcccttgattggcatcaagcatcatttttaccgacCACGTGGCAACTCTACGGGGCCCCCCGGGGCTGATTTACTATGGGCAttaggtgcaaagtgcaagaacaGGTGCCGCGTCATTTTACCCTTTACCCACAATGCCCATTTATGTATATCATTGGGCATCCCGGCACACCCCTCCCTTGCCCAGAGGAAGCACCGTGCTTCCCAgcaccaacactgggcaaatttgcccttgggcagtaacccatagcaaccaatcagtgcttgtttttttttccagaagctgcaggtagaacaataaatgcaataatttgattggttgccatgggttactgcccacaggcagatttgcccagtgttgataaatgactctGCTTTTGTATTTAATGCCCGCTGGGCACACAGGGATAACAGCCTGCCCCTAGGCACAGGGCACCATGTCTACTGCCTGCCCATGGGGGGGATATTGTGGCCggctttagtaaataagccccccCCATGTTTGTGTTACTAACTCCTTTACTGCCTTATGCTGATTGCTCTTCTCTAGCTGATTGCTGATTGGCTAAAGACTTTGGGAGGAATATCATAACCAACACAGTGTTTGCTCCTGGTTTAATGATTCCAAATAGCCGCCACCCCATTGGGTGCCTCATCTGTGGTTGAAACGCGTCGGGGGGAGGAGCTGCCACTTATATAATAACAAAGGGGGCAATTACAGGGAAAAGCCTAACCCTAACAGTCTCCTCCCCTCACAGGTAACAGCTGGAAGGCGGCCATGTTGGTCCTGAGCCCCCTGACTTTCATCCTGGGGATGATCATTCTGGCAATGAATGTGCGGTTGAACAGGTAAGtcggagggtggggggggggtagagcgGGGGCCCCACTGGGTTTGGATTGAAAAACCgtgcatataaataaaccattttcagtatataaatatatacaattttagcagtatgtgccattggggaatcctaaataggaaactgccattttatgtactaagggccgccccctgggatcataggagtcacagtgcacacaaacaagccaaggcacacatacatgctaggccctatcagccaatgaatgggcagagttctgccttttgctcccacactacttcctgttacagttagagctgcatcacttcctgtcagctgatctctgagggagcacacagcccatcactaaatggcggctcaagggaaaggctgtaaaagggcaatatttactgatatatatattccagtttggggagattcttttacagaatggcctattcctagcaactttgcaattggtcttcattatttatttcttatagtttttgaattatttgccttcttcttctgcctctttgcagctttcaaatgggggtcactgaccccggcagccaaaccctattgctctgtgaggctccagttttattgttattgttactttttattccttatctttctattcagcctctcTACGATTCATATTCGcatctctcattgaaaccactgcctggttgctagggtaaacaagaccctagcaactagttagctgctaaaataccaattggagagctgctaaataactgaaaaaccatacaaaataaaaaatgaagaccaattgcaaatgatttCTGTCCTTCAGAATTCCGTATGCCGCTCTGAGCATCTAACCCAACGGGGGGGAGTTAACTTTTTAggcatagttcccctttaaatgcgaATGAGTAACAAGATTTGGTTTTCCCATTGCAGGAAAAGGAAACTCCAGTCTACCCAGTGCGGTCGCCCCAAAGCCACCCATAGCTTGGGTTCTGCACAAGAGCGGCGCCCCCTGACGGCCACGGGAGACACATCGGGGGGCTCGGGACAAGCCCCCCACTCTCCATCCATTAAACATGGGGAGATCCTAATTGAATGGAAGGACGGTACCATCACCCCTCTCTTTGACCAGCAAACAAACTGATTGGATTCTCTGCAGGGGCAAAACCCCTCCTCCCAATAACTCCGCCCATTCCTCGCTTGCGCACCGTTATTAACCGTCGCTTCCAACAATCACAAAATATTAGAAGTTCTTAGTGAGTTTTTACTTGAGGGCATCGTCATGGAGATGGCGGTGGGCATGGCTGACCCCAGAATAATACAGCCCAGTAGGCTTATTCTCTATCCTTACAGTAGGATGGCAGGGGGCTAAGCCTGCAGAATATCACTGATTATGCCCCATACCATGCCCAGGGTGCTGGGGGGCTACACATGGACTGGGATCCAAAGTGCAGAGGCCAATGGCAGAGCACCGAGAGCAACCGAGTGGATAATGTGGGGCAATAAATGGAAACCCTCAAACCAAATTCATGTTCAattcttctgagcacttttgcactttgctatattttttctagttttccagATATTAGCAGTTCTTAATCAAGCCCCGCCTTCTGGGCACAGTCGGCTGTCAAAATGAGGCTCTTGGGaggttgctctgcttagaaatgaAGATATTGGGCCGAGAAGAGCCATTGGATGTTTCT contains these protein-coding regions:
- the LOC101732034 gene encoding uncharacterized protein LOC101732034, which produces MDLGKFCLGSLWICFLLEVTGARGFMIKNAQLERCVHVNQESGRVSVAKCKLHSLHQQWVWDAEKNFIMNVKSNQCLTVPEIQEFSTLKLGPCDSKEHQAWTCDKMGHLVLQPHGLYLTAKPESKKVFVSKGRDKFSKWKTELNAPVCKGFIKPSEPLEPSKTPEMDTVTQLAYGSNYGSTRAELRRFPSSPGLIQTSYTTRPPGRNATLNSTDTGKFTPRHIGEVGQQFVSARESTVETQYQYRQGSNSWKAAMLVLSPLTFILGMIILAMNVRLNRKRKLQSTQCGRPKATHSLGSAQERRPLTATGDTSGGSGQAPHSPSIKHGEILIEWKDGTITPLFDQQTN